The Lycium barbarum isolate Lr01 chromosome 12, ASM1917538v2, whole genome shotgun sequence genome includes a region encoding these proteins:
- the LOC132622640 gene encoding probable F-box protein At4g22030, protein MTVLQSSSFLSSCSSAPSTSSCSCGRGLIRANINNPRIKTSKTSLPILQSVHEQELISYSTISNNNLVEIQLSPATRRRQMVNGPDPLVIKKLYAIKEAVADRVEMHRNIGEQRSQWNNMLLTSINGITLAAATMVGIAASSGADGDSVLGLKMSSTLMYLAASGMLAIINKIQPSQLAEEQRNATRLFQDLHNQIETTLSIGHPSAIDVKETMDKVLALDKAYPLPLLGVMLEKFPSSVEPAIWWPQQRRRQPKRASDSENNWNGWNGKQEEEMREIMGVLGRKDQEEYIRLGEKALKLNKVLALSGPLLTGLAAIGSAFAGHSTHGSWAAMLGIVGGALASAVNTVEHGGQIGMVFEMYRSNAGFFQYMQESIESNLTETDEERRENGEVFEMKVALKLGRSLSDLRNLAASSSLKEEHLDEFASKLF, encoded by the coding sequence ATGACAGTCCTCcaatcttcaagtttcttgagtTCATGTAGTTCTGCTCCCTCAACTTCATCTTGTAGTTGTGGAAGAGGATTGATAAGAGCGAATATTAATAATCCAAGAATTAAAACAAGCAAAACCTCTCTTCCCATTCTTCAATCAGTGCATGAACAAGAGTTGATTAGCTATTCAACCATATCAAACAACAACCTTGTTGAGATACAACTTAGCCCAGCTACAAGAAGAAGGCAAATGGTTAATGGTCCTGATCCCCTGGTTATCAAGAAGCTTTATGCAATCAAAGAGGCAGTTGCAGATAGAGTGGAGATGCATAGAAATATAGGTGAACAAAGAAGCCAATGGAACAATATGCTGTTGACATCCATTAATGGGATTACATTAGCAGCTGCTACAATGGTTGGAATTGCAGCTAGCAGTGGTGCTGACGGCGATTCTGTTTTGGGACTGAAAATGTCATCCACTTTGATGTATTTGGCTGCTAGTGGCATGTTGGCGATCATCAACAAGATTCAACCATCCCAGCTTGCTGAAGAACAAAGAAATGCAACAAGGCTGTTTCAAGATCTCCATAACCAAATCGAAACAACTTTATCAATCGGTCATCCTTCAGCTATTGATGTGAAAGAAACTATGGACAAAGTCTTGGCTCTTGACAAGGCGTACCCATTACCTCTACTCGGAGTAATGCTAGAGAAATTTCCATCTTCTGTGGAACCTGCTATTTGGTGGCCTCAGCAACGTCGAAGACAGCCCAAAAGGGCCAGTGACAGTGAAAACAATTGGAACGGATGGAATGGCAAACAGGAGGAGGAAATGAGAGAAATAATGGGAGTATTGGGTAGAAAAGACCAAGAAGAATATATTAGGCTAGGGGAAAAGGCCTTGAAACTCAACAAAGTTTTAGCCTTGTCTGGTCCTTTGCTCACAGGCCTAGCAGCGATTGGCTCTGCATTTGCTGGTCATTCTACTCATGGATCTTGGGCAGCCATGCTTGGAATTGTTGGTGGAGCATTGGCAAGTGCAGTTAACACAGTAGAGCATGGTGGACAAATCGGAATGGTATTCGAAATGTATAGGAGTAACGCCGGTTTCTTCCAGTACATGCAAGAATCTATTGAATCTAACTTGACAGAAACAGACGAGGAGAGAAGAGAAAATGGCGAAGTTTTTGAAATGAAGGTGGCTTTGAAGTTAGGAAGGAGCTTATCAGATCTGAGAAATCTTGCTGCTTCTTCGTCATTGAAAGAAGAACATTTGGATGAGTTTGCAAGCAAGCTTTTCTGA